A single genomic interval of Harpia harpyja isolate bHarHar1 unplaced genomic scaffold, bHarHar1 primary haplotype scaffold_326, whole genome shotgun sequence harbors:
- the CTU1 gene encoding LOW QUALITY PROTEIN: cytoplasmic tRNA 2-thiolation protein 1 (The sequence of the model RefSeq protein was modified relative to this genomic sequence to represent the inferred CDS: deleted 3 bases in 2 codons), producing MPPPRCRRCPLPAALRRPRTAEPLCRRCFLLAFEDEAHRALTARNPGETLAVAASGGKDSTVLAHLLRRLERRHAYGYRLALLSVDEGIAGYREAALGAVRRGRGDLPLLVVSHRQLFGWSVDEVAARLGDGSRCTFCGVFRRQALEKGARLLGVDWIVTGHNADDIAETVLMNFLRGDVARLRRAATEAGGATPPVAPWPAVPRCKPLRHAYEKEIVLYAYFEGLDYVSTECVYAPHAYRGYARALLKDLEATRASTVAALGHSGRRLAVAAEVATKTLGACGRCGFAASQPLCKACVLLASLERGLPRLGLGKRALEVAGGTGGYWDGAGGAGGYGGGGAWWPA from the exons atgccccccccccgctgccgccgctgccccctccccgccgccctccgccggcCCCGCACCGCCGAACCCCTTTGCCGCCGGTGCTTCCTCCTCGCCTTCGAAGACGAAGCCCACCGCGCCCTAACGGCACGAAACC CCGGCGAGACTTTAGCCGTGGCCGCGTCCGGCGGGAAAGACTCGACCGTTTTGGCGCATCTCTTGCGACGGTTAGAACGCCGGCACGCTTACGGTTACCGCTTGGCGTTGCTTTCGGTAGACGAAGGCATCGCCGGTTACCGGGAGGCGGCGCTG GGGGCGGTTCGGCGCGGGCGGGGCGATTTGCCGTTACTGGTCGTCTCCCACCGGCAACTTTTCGGCTGGAGCGTGGACGAGGTGGCGGCGCGGCTGGGCGACGGCAGCCGCTGCACTTTCTGCGGCGTTTTCCGGCGGCAGGCGCTGGAGAAGGGCGCGAGGTTGCTGGGGGTCGACTGGATCGTTACgg GTCACAACGCCGATGACATCGCCGAGACGGTGCTGATGAACTTCCTGCGCGGGGACGTGGCCCGGCTCCGGCGCGCCGCCACCGAGGCCGGCGGGGCGA CCCCTCCGGTTGCCCCGTGGCCGGCGGTGCCGCGTTGCAAGCCGTTGCGGCACGCCTACGAGAAGGAGATCGTTCTCTACGCCTACTTCGAAGGGTTGGACTACGTCAGCACCGAGTGCGTCTACGCTCCCCACGCCTACCGCGGCTACGCGCGGGCCCTCCTCAAAGATTTGGAAGCCACCCGGGCTAGTACGGTAGCCGCCTTGGGTCACTCGGGG CGACGGCTAGCGGTGGCGGCCGAGGTGGCCACCAAGACGTTGGGAGCGTGCGGGCGGTGCGGGTTCGCCGCCAGCCAACCGCTCTGCAAGGCGTGCGTTCTCTTGGCGTCTCTCGAACGCGGGCTACCGCGGTTGGGCTTGGGCAAGCGGGCGTTGGAGGTGGCCGGCGGGACCGGTGGCTACTGGGACGGGGCTGGTGGGGCCGGCggctacgggggggggggggcgtggtgGCCGGCGTGA
- the LOC128138295 gene encoding salivary glue protein Sgs-3, translating into MVTVPGATNLVAASPRGHYPSVTIIPVATSLMTTSPMAATSLVATSLVATTSLVATTSPMATSLVATSLMTTSPVTTIPVTTSPVATTLMTAILMATSPVAAILTTTTLVATTPATTSPVATTLMTTTLVATTPVTTSPVATNPVATSPVATTLMKTTLVATNPVTTSPVATTLTTTTLVATNPVATSPVATTLMKTTLVATNPVATSPVATTLMTTTLVATNPVATSPVATTLMTTTLVAHHPSDH; encoded by the coding sequence ATGGTCACCGTCCCTGGGGCTACGAACCTTGTGGCCGCCAGCCCTCGTGGCCACTACCCCTCCGTGACCATCATCCCGGTGGCCACCAGCCTCATGACAACAAGCCCCATGGCTGCTACCAGCCTCGTGGCCACCAGCCTCGTGGCCACCACCAGCCTCGTGGCCACCACCAGTCCCATGGCTACCAGCCTCGTGGCCACCAGCCTCATGACAACAAGCCCCGTGACCACCATCCCAGTGACCACTAGCCCCGTGGCCACCACCCTCATGACAGCAATCCTCATGGCCACCAGCCCCGTGGCCGCCATTCTCACGACAACAACCCTCGTGGCCACCACCCCGGCGACCACCAGCCCCGTGGCCACCACCCTCATGACAACAACCCTCGTGGCCACCACCCCAGTGACCACCAGCCCTGTGGCCACCAACCCCGTGGCTACCAGCCCCGTGGCCACCACCCTCATGAAAACAACCCTCGTGGCCACCAACCCCGTGACTACCAGCCCCGTGGCCACCACCCTCACGACAACAACCCTCGTGGCCACCAACCCCGTGGCTACCAGCCCCGTGGCCACCACCCTCATGAAAACAACCCTCGTGGCCACCAACCCCGTGGCCACCAGCCCCGTGGCCACCACCCTCATGACAACAACCCTCGTGGCCACCAACCCCGTGGCCACCAGCCCCGTGGCCACCACCCTCATGACAACAACCCTCGTGGCCCACCACCCCAGCGACCACTAG